From a single Desulfitibacter sp. BRH_c19 genomic region:
- a CDS encoding histidinol dehydrogenase, whose product MLQVLTLEELQSLMNQKRNDEEKFTSYVEAILREIRSSGIEAVLRYTERFDGIKLTKEQLKVSEKEFAAAYQQVDQDYIETINMAADRIREFHEKQKRVSWLEKDKDGNMLGQMYKPIERVGIYVPGGTAAYPSSVLMNAIPALVAGVQDIIMVTPPAKDGTVNPYTLVAAKEIGVTAVYKVGGAQAIGFLAYGDKDIAPVHKITGPGNIFVTLAKKLVYGVVDIDMLAGPSEILIIADENANPRYVAADLLSQAEHDTLASSILVTSSEILVQKVQDELATQLQKLSRREIAKRSLKDYGAVILTKDINEAIYISNSYAPEHLELLVDNPLDLLPKIKNAGAIFLGANSPEPVGDYFAGPNHILPTGGTARFYSPVSVDTFMKKSSIIYYTEDNLKKWGPKIIDLAQIEGLDAHANSVKVRLE is encoded by the coding sequence ATGTTACAGGTATTAACTCTTGAAGAATTGCAATCACTAATGAATCAAAAAAGAAACGATGAAGAAAAATTCACTTCTTATGTGGAAGCTATTCTTCGCGAAATAAGGAGTAGTGGCATAGAAGCAGTTCTTAGGTATACAGAACGGTTTGATGGGATTAAGCTAACAAAAGAACAATTAAAGGTTTCAGAAAAAGAATTTGCCGCTGCCTATCAGCAAGTTGATCAGGATTATATAGAAACCATAAATATGGCTGCAGATAGAATTCGTGAGTTTCATGAAAAGCAGAAAAGGGTTTCATGGCTTGAAAAAGATAAGGATGGAAATATGTTAGGGCAGATGTATAAGCCAATTGAAAGGGTTGGAATCTATGTTCCTGGAGGAACTGCTGCTTACCCATCATCAGTTTTAATGAATGCTATACCAGCTTTAGTGGCAGGTGTACAAGATATCATTATGGTAACGCCACCTGCAAAGGATGGAACGGTTAACCCTTATACATTGGTAGCTGCTAAAGAAATTGGAGTTACTGCTGTTTATAAAGTAGGAGGAGCACAGGCTATTGGTTTTCTTGCTTATGGGGACAAAGATATTGCTCCTGTACACAAGATAACAGGACCAGGTAATATTTTTGTAACACTTGCTAAGAAGCTTGTATATGGGGTTGTTGACATTGATATGTTGGCAGGGCCAAGTGAAATATTAATTATTGCTGACGAAAATGCAAATCCGCGATATGTTGCCGCTGACCTTTTGTCTCAGGCAGAGCATGATACATTGGCATCATCAATCCTTGTTACGTCAAGTGAAATATTAGTACAAAAAGTTCAAGATGAGTTAGCAACTCAGCTACAAAAACTATCTCGTAGGGAAATAGCTAAAAGATCATTAAAGGACTATGGAGCTGTAATTCTTACTAAAGATATAAATGAAGCCATTTATATTTCTAATTCTTATGCTCCTGAACACCTGGAATTATTAGTTGATAACCCCTTGGATTTACTGCCTAAAATAAAAAATGCTGGAGCAATATTTTTAGGGGCAAATAGTCCTGAACCTGTTGGAGATTATTTCGCTGGGCCAAACCATATACTTCCTACAGGTGGTACTGCAAGGTTTTACTCACCTGTTTCGGTAGATACATTTATGAAAAAAAGTAGTATCATCTACTATACTGAAGATAATCTAAAAAAATGGGGCCCAAAAATAATTGATCTGGCGCAAATTGAAGGATTAGATGCTCATGCCAATTCAGTCAAAGTTAGATTAGAATAG
- the hisB gene encoding imidazoleglycerol-phosphate dehydratase (catalyzes the dehydration of D-erythro-1-(imidazol-4-yl)glycerol 3-phosphate to 3-(imidazol-4-yl)-2-oxopropyl phosphate in histidine biosynthesis) produces MRKGCIERVTGETNIKIKTCIEGNGIFTGTSGIGFFDHMLELFAKHSGCDLDVEASGDIHVDYHHLVEDLGICIGKSIKEALADKKGIKRYGMSYVPMDEALIRVVVDFSGRPYLAYRVHDIKDRVGVFDTELVEEFLRALTLNGGITIHVDKISGHNTHHIIEGIFKALARSMSAGWQLDANPDSVLSTKGILE; encoded by the coding sequence ATGCGAAAAGGCTGTATAGAAAGGGTAACCGGAGAAACAAATATTAAAATCAAAACTTGTATAGAAGGCAATGGAATATTTACAGGAACTTCAGGTATAGGTTTTTTTGACCACATGTTAGAGCTTTTTGCAAAACATAGTGGGTGTGACCTTGATGTAGAAGCTAGTGGCGATATTCATGTTGACTATCACCACTTGGTAGAAGATTTAGGAATATGTATAGGTAAGAGCATCAAAGAGGCATTAGCAGACAAAAAAGGAATAAAAAGATACGGAATGAGCTATGTTCCAATGGATGAAGCTCTGATAAGAGTTGTTGTTGACTTTAGTGGAAGACCTTATCTAGCTTATCGTGTACATGACATAAAAGATAGGGTGGGTGTATTTGATACAGAGCTGGTTGAAGAATTCCTACGTGCCCTTACATTAAATGGTGGCATAACTATTCATGTGGATAAAATATCTGGACATAATACACATCACATCATTGAAGGAATATTCAAGGCGTTAGCCCGTAGTATGTCTGCAGGCTGGCAGTTAGATGCAAATCCCGATTCTGTTTTATCAACTAAGGGAATTCTAGAGTAG
- the hisH gene encoding imidazole glycerol phosphate synthase subunit HisH (with HisF IGPS catalyzes the conversion of phosphoribulosyl-formimino-5-aminoimidazole-4-carboxamide ribonucleotide phosphate and glutamine to imidazole-glycerol phosphate, 5-aminoimidazol-4-carboxamide ribonucleotide, and glutamate in histidine biosynthesis; the HisH subunit provides the glutamine amidotransferase activity that produces the ammonia necessary to HisF for the synthesis of imidazole-glycerol phosphate and 5-aminoimidazol-4-carboxamide ribonucleotide): MIEIIDYGMGNLRSVQKSLEGIGYKAAITSNPERIARANGVILPGVGAFADAIDNLKTSGMIEAIREVVKNGKPLLGICLGMQLLMSSSEENGLYQGLDLIDGEVLKIPSTVKVPHMGWNSLAINKNHRLLSGIEENSYFYFVHSYYVNPKNKGYIVASTQYGIDYCSVIAKDNIMGVQFHPEKSSSLGQIILKSFGEMI; encoded by the coding sequence ATGATTGAGATAATAGATTACGGTATGGGTAACTTAAGAAGTGTACAAAAAAGCTTGGAAGGCATCGGCTACAAAGCCGCAATTACCTCTAATCCTGAAAGGATAGCAAGAGCTAATGGTGTTATCCTACCTGGAGTTGGAGCTTTTGCTGATGCTATAGATAATCTTAAAACTAGTGGAATGATTGAAGCAATTCGAGAAGTAGTTAAAAATGGCAAACCACTTTTGGGCATCTGCCTTGGAATGCAGTTACTAATGTCAAGTAGTGAGGAGAATGGTTTATATCAGGGTTTGGATTTGATAGATGGAGAGGTTTTGAAAATTCCTTCAACAGTAAAAGTTCCCCACATGGGTTGGAACTCTCTTGCTATCAATAAAAACCATAGACTGTTATCAGGTATTGAGGAAAACAGTTATTTTTACTTTGTCCATTCCTACTATGTGAATCCTAAAAATAAAGGATATATTGTTGCATCCACCCAATATGGAATTGACTACTGCTCTGTAATAGCCAAAGATAATATAATGGGGGTTCAATTTCACCCTGAAAAGAGCAGTTCGCTAGGACAAATTATTCTTAAAAGTTTTGGGGAGATGATTTAA
- a CDS encoding 1-(5-phosphoribosyl)-5-((5-phosphoribosylamino)methylideneamino)imidazole-4-carboxamide isomerase (catalyzes the formation of 5-(5-phospho-1-deoxyribulos-1-ylamino)methylideneamino-l-(5-hosphoribosyl)imidazole-4-carboxamide from 1-(5-phosphoribosyl)-5-[(5-phosphoribosylamino)methylideneamino] imidazole-4-carboxamide), which yields MLILPAIDLKDGQCVRLYKGNMNEATVYSKEPAEVALRWEKMGARYLHLVDLDGAISGSPKNLEAIKKIISNVNIPVQLGGGIRSIETMEHYFKLGISRLIIGTAALKNPQLVEAAVDRFGAGAIVLGLDSKLGNVAVDGWETVSEKSAIEFALQMAKLGIERIVYTDTLRDGTLEGLNIEGITEMAVKTGIKIIASGGVAGIEDVTKVKELQSIGVEGLIIGKALYTGDINLEEAISIAGGQS from the coding sequence TTGTTAATATTACCAGCTATAGATTTAAAGGATGGACAATGCGTCCGTTTATATAAAGGAAATATGAATGAGGCGACTGTCTATTCAAAGGAACCAGCAGAAGTAGCTCTAAGGTGGGAGAAAATGGGTGCAAGGTATCTTCACCTTGTTGACCTAGATGGAGCTATTTCAGGATCTCCAAAAAATCTAGAAGCAATTAAAAAGATAATCTCTAATGTTAATATTCCCGTCCAATTAGGGGGAGGAATACGCAGCATTGAAACTATGGAGCATTATTTTAAATTAGGCATTTCTAGACTTATTATCGGAACCGCGGCCTTAAAGAATCCTCAGTTAGTAGAAGCAGCTGTAGACAGATTTGGTGCTGGTGCCATTGTTTTGGGACTAGACAGCAAACTGGGCAATGTGGCAGTAGATGGTTGGGAGACTGTTAGTGAAAAATCTGCAATAGAGTTTGCCTTACAAATGGCAAAACTAGGTATAGAAAGAATTGTCTACACAGATACATTAAGGGACGGTACCCTTGAGGGATTAAACATTGAAGGTATCACAGAAATGGCTGTTAAGACTGGTATCAAGATAATTGCTTCCGGTGGCGTGGCAGGTATTGAAGACGTGACCAAAGTTAAAGAGCTCCAGTCTATAGGAGTGGAAGGATTAATTATTGGAAAAGCTTTGTATACAGGTGACATTAATTTAGAAGAAGCAATAAGTATAGCTGGAGGTCAAAGCTGA
- a CDS encoding imidazole glycerol phosphate synthase cyclase subunit, giving the protein MLAKRIIPCLDVNKGRVVKGVNFVNLQDAGDPVELAARYDKEGADELIFLDITASNEERNIIYDIVKRTSEEVFIPFTVGGGIRTIEDIRKLLAAGADKVSLNTAAIKDEKLVETAAKRFGTQCVVVAVDARSTGNGDWEVFINGGRTSTGIKVLEWVKRVENLGAGEILLTSMDRDGTKDGYDIELTSKVSDTVNIPVIASGGAGILEHFSEALTKGKADAVLAASTFHYGTYTINQVKEYLKSQGVIVR; this is encoded by the coding sequence ATGCTGGCAAAAAGAATAATACCCTGTCTTGATGTGAATAAAGGTAGGGTTGTAAAAGGGGTTAACTTTGTTAATTTACAGGATGCTGGGGACCCGGTAGAGTTAGCTGCCCGCTATGATAAAGAGGGGGCGGATGAACTTATATTCTTAGATATTACCGCTTCTAATGAAGAAAGGAATATCATATACGATATAGTCAAAAGGACATCTGAAGAAGTGTTCATTCCATTTACTGTAGGTGGTGGAATTAGGACAATAGAAGATATTAGAAAGCTACTAGCGGCTGGTGCAGATAAGGTTTCTTTAAATACAGCTGCAATAAAAGATGAAAAGCTTGTGGAAACAGCAGCAAAACGCTTTGGAACCCAGTGTGTTGTTGTGGCAGTAGATGCTAGATCTACCGGAAACGGTGACTGGGAGGTCTTTATAAATGGAGGACGCACATCTACTGGTATTAAGGTGTTGGAGTGGGTGAAAAGAGTAGAAAATTTAGGTGCAGGCGAGATACTATTAACAAGTATGGATAGAGATGGTACAAAGGATGGATACGATATTGAACTGACTAGTAAGGTTAGTGATACAGTTAACATTCCTGTCATTGCATCAGGAGGTGCCGGTATCCTAGAACACTTTAGTGAGGCTTTGACAAAGGGAAAAGCTGATGCAGTATTGGCTGCATCCACATTTCATTATGGTACTTATACTATCAATCAAGTAAAGGAATACTTAAAAAGCCAGGGAGTGATAGTCAGGTGA
- a CDS encoding bifunctional phosphoribosyl-AMP cyclohydrolase/phosphoribosyl-ATP pyrophosphatase, with protein sequence MENLKFDNNGLIPAIIRDKVSGEVLMMAYMNKESFAKTIETGYTWFYSRSRKELWNKGATSGNIQKILDISYDCDGDCLLVQVEQTGSACHTGERSCFYNHIITSDQNLNSNQELGTILEAVYKVILDRQQKRPEKSYTTYLFTEGQDKILKKIGEEAAEIIIASKNSNNLEVIYECGDFIYHMLVLLAYHGITLDDLAAELNKRR encoded by the coding sequence ATAGAGAATCTAAAATTTGATAATAATGGACTTATACCTGCTATTATTAGAGACAAAGTTTCGGGTGAAGTTCTAATGATGGCATATATGAATAAAGAGTCTTTTGCGAAAACCATAGAGACAGGATATACATGGTTTTATAGCAGAAGCAGGAAGGAACTTTGGAACAAGGGGGCCACTTCAGGCAATATACAAAAAATACTAGATATATCCTATGATTGTGATGGGGATTGCTTATTAGTTCAAGTTGAGCAGACAGGCTCAGCATGTCATACAGGAGAGAGAAGCTGTTTCTATAATCATATTATAACCTCAGATCAGAATTTAAATAGCAATCAAGAATTGGGAACTATATTAGAAGCAGTTTATAAGGTTATTCTTGACAGACAACAAAAGAGGCCTGAAAAGTCATATACCACATACCTTTTCACTGAAGGTCAGGATAAAATTTTAAAGAAAATCGGTGAAGAAGCAGCTGAGATAATAATTGCATCAAAAAACAGCAATAATCTGGAAGTTATTTATGAATGCGGCGATTTTATATACCATATGTTAGTACTGCTTGCCTATCATGGAATAACCTTGGATGATTTGGCAGCTGAATTAAATAAAAGACGATAA
- a CDS encoding hydantoinase, whose product MNVDQIILQSVIAHRLDTISQEMGVALERSSRSPIFAEACDFACGVCNYKGELVSQLNGIPILAAAGSFSVQAVLEKYKDNIYEGDVFIVNDPYWGGNHLPDIGIITPVFYQDELIFFTVSRAHHGDIGGSVAGSYNTRATEIFQEGIRIPPIKLVSQNSIIHEVLNLISYNTRNPEMLKSDLFAQIGANKIGHDRLKVLLAKYGLKDVKESVNQLLQKAEDLTKVEISKFPTGTYIGEEWLDDDGFQETPVKIKATVTFKNGQVTIDFTGTDKQVTGFINSSLVTTKSAAYIALLWALSPEIPRNSGAFRPIEILAPPGTVVNPAEPAPVTLSTLHCASEIISAILKACANAVPERIPAGFGRYCGPSFYGVDPRNQKFYVGFAFCCLGSGGGKKGQDGFPYMAPISNYGGVRAPNNEANEVQYPLLTLCHHFEMDTAGAGKYRGAPGVKYKIQFYGPDPSIVMFGDGMKIAPYGIEGGKAGSLNRNQLSTKKNGSESLESKSPPRALQSGDTLTLLSSGGGGWGNPHERDPQMVYDDYKNGYISLETALKEYGVAVTTEGINWNETKK is encoded by the coding sequence TTGAATGTAGACCAGATTATTCTTCAGTCTGTGATTGCACATCGCTTAGATACAATTTCCCAGGAGATGGGGGTTGCACTTGAGAGGTCATCTCGCTCACCTATCTTTGCTGAAGCCTGTGATTTTGCTTGTGGAGTCTGCAATTATAAGGGTGAGCTTGTTTCCCAGTTAAATGGCATTCCCATTCTAGCTGCTGCTGGCTCATTTAGTGTGCAGGCAGTATTAGAGAAGTACAAGGATAATATATACGAAGGTGATGTCTTCATCGTCAATGACCCTTATTGGGGTGGAAATCATCTGCCTGACATTGGTATTATAACTCCTGTTTTCTACCAGGATGAACTAATATTTTTTACGGTAAGCCGTGCGCACCACGGTGATATAGGTGGATCCGTGGCGGGTAGCTACAACACAAGAGCTACAGAAATATTTCAGGAGGGAATTAGAATCCCTCCCATAAAGCTAGTTAGCCAAAACAGCATAATCCATGAAGTGCTCAATTTAATAAGCTATAACACCAGAAATCCAGAAATGCTAAAAAGTGATCTCTTTGCTCAAATAGGAGCCAATAAAATTGGTCATGACAGATTAAAAGTATTACTTGCTAAATATGGGTTAAAAGATGTAAAGGAATCAGTAAACCAGCTTCTTCAAAAAGCAGAAGATTTGACAAAAGTCGAAATATCTAAATTTCCAACAGGCACCTATATAGGTGAAGAGTGGCTCGATGATGATGGATTTCAGGAAACACCGGTGAAGATTAAGGCTACAGTCACCTTTAAAAATGGCCAGGTTACTATTGATTTTACAGGAACTGACAAACAGGTAACAGGCTTTATCAATAGCTCCCTTGTTACTACTAAAAGTGCAGCATACATAGCACTATTATGGGCACTATCACCGGAGATACCTAGAAACAGCGGGGCATTTCGACCCATTGAAATCTTAGCTCCACCGGGAACAGTAGTTAACCCTGCTGAGCCAGCTCCTGTAACCCTGTCTACTCTTCATTGTGCTAGCGAAATTATCTCTGCTATTTTAAAAGCCTGTGCCAATGCAGTACCTGAGAGAATTCCAGCAGGGTTTGGTCGCTACTGCGGACCTTCTTTCTATGGTGTTGATCCAAGAAATCAAAAGTTTTATGTAGGATTTGCTTTCTGTTGTTTAGGTTCAGGTGGGGGGAAAAAAGGACAAGATGGATTTCCTTATATGGCTCCTATCTCAAATTATGGTGGAGTTCGTGCCCCAAACAATGAAGCTAATGAGGTGCAATATCCCCTGTTAACATTATGCCATCACTTCGAAATGGATACAGCAGGGGCAGGTAAATACAGGGGAGCTCCGGGAGTAAAATACAAGATTCAGTTTTACGGTCCTGATCCTAGTATTGTCATGTTTGGTGATGGAATGAAAATAGCGCCTTATGGCATAGAGGGTGGTAAAGCAGGCAGCCTGAATAGAAATCAATTGTCTACCAAAAAAAATGGGAGTGAATCTCTAGAAAGTAAGTCACCGCCTCGTGCTTTACAGTCAGGAGATACTTTGACTCTTTTATCGTCAGGTGGAGGTGGGTGGGGAAATCCTCATGAAAGGGACCCGCAAATGGTTTACGATGACTATAAAAATGGTTACATAAGCCTTGAGACTGCTTTAAAGGAGTACGGGGTGGCTGTTACAACTGAAGGAATTAATTGGAATGAAACAAAAAAATAG
- a CDS encoding UbiD family decarboxylase produces MNQDWRAFLDSFEVQFPREVLRIKEELNRKYEPTAIIMELERQKRYPLVRFEKVSGSEFGVVANTIATRQRMAMAIGVDEKELPTAYAERIKRAIEPEIIENPAFKENCLTGPDLDLTKLPILTHFPIDAGPYITAGLVTAKDPASGADTCGYHRMQLKGPGKLGVSLHSRQRLWEYHRRAEKMGKNLEAAVVLGVHPAVSLGSMALIPYDQGKFARMGGLLDEPLQIAHCTTIDVEVPAWAEIVIEGEILAGEREPEGPFAEFTNYACYRSTENIFIPKAIYYRTNALYQCITPGMCAEHNTIVAVQREGDVLKALKENLPNIVNVHAPLSACGLFHCYISMKKIAEGQPMQAIMTALSVDHNLKHVVVVDEDVDVFNESQVLWAIATRVQADRDVHIIPQHMGMGCTLDPSTDDLSRSAKMGINATKPLANFASSIEFHPEAKKKAQEILGNIGY; encoded by the coding sequence ATGAATCAAGACTGGAGAGCTTTTTTAGATAGCTTTGAGGTGCAGTTTCCAAGAGAAGTTTTGCGGATTAAGGAGGAACTAAACAGGAAGTATGAGCCAACTGCAATTATTATGGAACTAGAGCGGCAAAAGCGATACCCTCTAGTTCGCTTTGAGAAAGTGTCTGGATCAGAGTTTGGCGTTGTGGCTAATACGATTGCTACTCGCCAGCGGATGGCCATGGCTATAGGAGTTGATGAAAAAGAATTGCCTACAGCTTATGCTGAGCGCATTAAGAGAGCAATTGAGCCTGAGATTATTGAAAACCCAGCATTTAAAGAAAATTGTTTGACTGGCCCTGATTTAGATCTGACCAAGCTGCCGATTTTGACCCATTTTCCAATTGATGCAGGTCCATATATTACAGCGGGATTAGTAACTGCCAAGGATCCGGCTTCCGGTGCTGACACTTGTGGCTACCATAGGATGCAGCTCAAAGGACCTGGCAAGCTAGGGGTAAGCCTACACTCACGGCAACGACTGTGGGAATACCATCGAAGGGCAGAGAAAATGGGGAAAAACCTAGAAGCAGCTGTTGTATTAGGAGTTCATCCAGCGGTTTCTTTAGGTTCAATGGCACTAATTCCCTATGATCAGGGTAAGTTTGCTCGAATGGGAGGCTTGTTGGATGAGCCGTTACAAATTGCTCATTGTACTACTATAGACGTAGAAGTTCCAGCATGGGCAGAAATTGTTATTGAAGGTGAGATTTTAGCAGGAGAACGGGAGCCAGAAGGACCCTTTGCTGAATTTACTAATTACGCATGCTATAGGAGTACTGAGAATATCTTCATACCAAAGGCTATCTATTATCGTACCAACGCTTTATATCAATGCATTACACCGGGAATGTGTGCTGAACACAACACAATTGTAGCTGTCCAGCGAGAGGGAGATGTGCTGAAGGCACTAAAAGAAAATCTACCTAATATCGTCAATGTTCATGCACCTTTATCTGCATGCGGACTATTTCACTGTTATATTTCCATGAAAAAAATTGCTGAGGGGCAACCTATGCAAGCCATTATGACAGCCCTTTCAGTAGATCATAATCTAAAACATGTAGTAGTTGTGGACGAAGATGTAGATGTCTTTAACGAAAGTCAGGTATTATGGGCTATTGCCACTAGAGTCCAGGCAGACCGGGATGTTCATATTATTCCACAACATATGGGAATGGGATGTACCTTAGATCCATCTACTGACGATTTAAGCAGAAGTGCCAAAATGGGAATTAATGCCACTAAACCCCTTGCCAATTTTGCGAGTAGTATTGAGTTCCATCCTGAGGCTAAGAAAAAGGCTCAAGAAATTTTAGGCAACATTGGATATTAG
- a CDS encoding cobalamin-binding protein, with protein sequence MADLKEDLVFAEITEQLNKNVPAEEIFKELQLGMEIIGERYQSQQYYLSELIMAADIFKNAAKNLQDKFQSTDKKIATIVLGTVSGDIHDIGKDIVSLIFTTNGFEVIDLGVDVPIQKFIDAIREHKPEFVGISCLLTTAFDNMKKTIETIKEEGLGSNVKILIGGGPVDKGTSNYVGADEVCEDAPSGVEIAKKLLEVK encoded by the coding sequence ATGGCAGATCTTAAGGAGGATTTAGTATTCGCTGAGATTACAGAACAACTGAATAAAAATGTTCCTGCAGAAGAGATTTTTAAAGAACTTCAACTTGGTATGGAGATAATAGGTGAACGTTACCAATCTCAACAATACTATTTATCCGAACTAATTATGGCAGCAGATATTTTTAAAAATGCCGCAAAGAATTTACAGGACAAATTTCAATCTACTGACAAGAAAATAGCTACCATTGTTCTTGGCACAGTATCAGGTGATATCCATGATATAGGAAAAGATATTGTATCATTAATATTTACTACTAACGGATTTGAAGTTATTGATTTAGGGGTAGATGTTCCGATCCAAAAGTTCATAGATGCCATTCGTGAACACAAACCAGAGTTTGTTGGCATTTCTTGTTTATTAACGACTGCCTTTGATAATATGAAAAAGACTATTGAGACAATCAAAGAAGAAGGCCTAGGAAGTAATGTGAAAATTTTAATAGGTGGGGGACCTGTTGACAAGGGAACAAGTAATTATGTAGGTGCTGATGAAGTGTGTGAAGATGCGCCATCAGGTGTGGAAATTGCAAAAAAATTGTTGGAGGTGAAATAA
- a CDS encoding uroporphyrinogen-III decarboxylase, with protein sequence MTSTTDLFNERLNRIRTAVELRKPDRVPIVPLGDSFCANHLGEKVSDFCTIPKLSNEIMLKSFTSLGEVDGLQHVSFYVHMLSSIWLSKLKIPGRDLPDDELWQVDEVELMKIEDYDFIIEKGYNTFLGEYYMTRLDNLGEKLNPFLESFPGAIKATIDLGIVPFSPAIVTIPYENFCGGRSMVAFMRDLYRIPDKVQAAMDVAIEDIVNNTRQLLQTVKPIAIWVGGWRAASEFLAPHLWQRFVWPYYKRIIEVVVEEGVIPVLHFDSDWTRDLEYLRELPKAKCIFSPDGMTDIFKAKEILDGHMCIMGDVPAAMLTLGSPEEVSEYSKRLINEIGPSGFILAQGCDIPPNAKPENVKAMIDAVKL encoded by the coding sequence ATGACATCTACAACGGATCTTTTTAATGAGCGATTGAATCGTATTCGTACTGCAGTAGAATTAAGAAAACCTGATAGAGTCCCTATTGTTCCTTTAGGTGACTCATTTTGTGCCAATCATCTGGGTGAAAAAGTATCAGATTTTTGTACTATTCCTAAACTATCTAATGAAATAATGTTAAAATCCTTTACTAGTCTAGGAGAAGTTGACGGATTACAACATGTTTCATTTTATGTTCATATGCTTAGCTCTATATGGTTATCAAAGCTAAAAATTCCTGGTCGCGATTTGCCAGATGACGAATTGTGGCAGGTGGATGAAGTTGAATTAATGAAAATAGAAGACTATGATTTTATAATAGAAAAGGGATACAATACATTTCTTGGTGAATATTATATGACCCGACTAGATAATCTTGGTGAAAAGCTTAATCCTTTTTTAGAATCATTTCCTGGAGCAATTAAGGCAACTATTGATTTAGGAATTGTACCATTTTCGCCTGCAATTGTCACCATCCCATATGAGAACTTTTGTGGTGGGAGGTCTATGGTAGCATTTATGAGAGATTTATATCGTATACCTGATAAAGTTCAAGCAGCCATGGATGTAGCCATTGAAGATATAGTTAATAATACAAGGCAGCTTTTACAAACAGTGAAACCAATTGCTATATGGGTTGGAGGCTGGCGAGCAGCCAGTGAGTTTTTGGCACCTCATCTATGGCAACGTTTTGTATGGCCCTACTATAAAAGAATAATAGAGGTTGTTGTGGAGGAAGGGGTTATTCCTGTTCTGCATTTTGACTCCGATTGGACTAGAGATCTAGAATATTTACGAGAGTTACCCAAAGCAAAGTGCATATTTTCCCCTGATGGTATGACGGATATTTTTAAAGCAAAGGAAATTTTGGATGGGCATATGTGCATAATGGGCGATGTTCCTGCTGCCATGCTTACGCTAGGAAGCCCAGAGGAAGTTTCTGAATACTCAAAACGTCTCATAAATGAAATTGGACCATCTGGTTTTATTCTTGCTCAAGGTTGTGATATTCCACCCAATGCAAAGCCAGAAAATGTTAAAGCAATGATTGATGCTGTCAAACTTTAA